One genomic region from Cucumis melo cultivar AY chromosome 9, USDA_Cmelo_AY_1.0, whole genome shotgun sequence encodes:
- the LOC127150877 gene encoding uncharacterized protein LOC127150877 produces the protein MARQIQSDLMSSDLNLPFRFEGAYFKRWKQKMLFFLTLKKVTTTCTVEKPKVSEKDPTKEQLKNLATWTETDFICKNLILNGLTDELYDYYSTMTTTKEVWGALQKKYDTEEAGSKKYVVSRYLRYQMTDDKSVEAQSHEIQKIAYEIISEGMPLDDQFQVAVIIDKLPQLWKDFKNTLRHKTKEFSLESLITRLRIEEKARKHDKKEEVNAIRRKKPTPPGHLPRNCRNRSHPAVQANLIEDELVAMISEVNVIGGSEGWWLDTGASRHVCHDLSLFRKYNEVKDKNILLGDHHTTKVVGIGEVELKFTSAKTLVLKKVLHTLEIRKNLGF, from the exons ATGGCCAGACAAATCCAATCCGACTTGATGTCTTCTGATCTCAACCTTCCATTCCGTTTTGAAGGAGCATACTTCAAAAGGTGGAAACAAAAGATGTTATTTTTCCTCACGCTGAAGAAGGTGACCACTACTTGTACTGTTGAAAAGCCGAAGGTTTCAGAAAAAGATCCTACAAAAGAACAACTAAAGAATCTCGCCACCTGGACAGAAACTGACTTCATCTGTAAGAACCTAATTCTTAATGGTCTTACTGATGAACTATATGATTATTATAGTACCATGACTACTACAAAAGAAGTGTGGGGTGCACTACAAAAGAAGTACGATACTGAGGAAGCAGGATCGAAGAAGTACGTTGTCAGCCGATACCTGAGATATCAAATGACTGACGACAAATCCGTGGAGGCACAATCACATGAAATCCAGAAAATAGCCTACGAGATTATCAGTGAAGGTATGCCACTCGATGATCAATTTCAAGTTGctgttattattgataaattacCTCAATTATGGAAGGATTTCAAGAACACCCTAAGGCACAAAACCAAGGAGTTCTCGCTGGAAAGTCTAATCACGAGGCTAAGGATAGAGGAGAAAGCAAGGAAgcatgataaaaaagaagaggtgaACGCTATCCGCAGAAAGAAGCCCACTCCA CCTGGTCATTTACCTAGAAATTGTAGAAACAGGAGTCATCCTGCTGTGCAGGCGAACCTGATAGAAGATGAATTAGTAGCTATGATATCTGAAGTTAATGTGATTGGGGGGTCTGAAGGTTGGTGGCTAGACACCGGTGCATCCCGCCATGTCTGCCATGACCTTagtctttttagaaaatataatgaagTTAAGGATAAGAATATCCTTCTAGGAGATCATCACACAACCAAGGTGGTCGGTATTGGAGAAGTAGAACTGAAATTCACATCCGCCAAGACGCTTGTGCTGAAGAAAGTTTTGCATACTTTAGAAATTAGAAAGAATTTgggattttga